The proteins below are encoded in one region of Myxocyprinus asiaticus isolate MX2 ecotype Aquarium Trade chromosome 13, UBuf_Myxa_2, whole genome shotgun sequence:
- the LOC127450647 gene encoding nuclear distribution protein nudE-like 1-B, producing MTRCRHLYRKLPRKITVESRWHFDQPLERTGRVCSLTAVTRHDKVPIMDTEMMMKFSSKDEEIEYWKSLALKYKNSYHDAQEELQEFQEGSRELEAELEAQLGQAEHRIRDLHLENQRLKSEAETLKEKLEQQYAQSYKQISMLEDDLVQTRGIKEQLHKYVRELEQANDDLERAKRATITSLEDFEQRLNQAIERNAFLESELDEKESLLVSVQRLKDEARDLRQELAVRERTTDVSRMSAPSSPTLDIDKMDSAVQASLSLPATPVGKTIEHPFIAPKALTNGYGNSSLTPSARISALNIVSDLLRKVGALESKLAACRNFAKDQAARKNYTGNGNLSNSSATKFSHSLHTTYFDKTTMNGLDPSTLTTMASPRAVSPPGMLPLSV from the exons ATGACGCGATGTCGTCATCTTTACCGGAAGCTGCCGAGGAAAATCACGGTGGAGTCGCGTTGGCATTTTGATCAGCCGCTCGAGCGCACGGGGAGAGTCTGCTCGCTAACTGCAGTGACACGACATGATAAG GTCCCCATCATGGACACGGAGATGATGATGAAATTCTCCTCGAAAGACGAGGAAATTGAGTACTGGAAGAGCTTGGCTCTCAAATACAAGAATAG ttATCATGATGCTCAGGAGGAGCTGCAGGAGTTCCAGGAGGGCAGTCGAGAGCTGGAGGCCGAGCTGGAAGCTCAGCTGGGTCAAGCGGAACATCGCATCCGAGACCTGCATTTAGAAAACCAGAGGCTGAAGAGTGAGGCAGAAACACTCAAG GAGAAACTGGAGCAGCAGTACGCTCAGAGCTACAAGCAGATTTCCATGCTGGAGGATGACCTGGTCCAAACGCGCGGCATCAAAGAGCAGCTGCACAAATATGTCAGGGAGCTGGAGCAGGCCAACGACGACCTGGAGAGAGCCAAgag GGCCACCATCACATCTCTGGAAGACTTTGAGCAGCGGCTAAACCAGGCTATAGAACGGAATGCGTTCCTGGAGAGCGAATTGGATGAGAAGGAGTCGCTGCTGGTCTCGGTGCAGAGGCTGAAAGATGAGGCTAGAG ACCTGAGACAGGAGTTGGCTGTACGAGAGAGGACGACAGATGTTTCCAGGATGTCGGCTCCCAGCTCTCCCACCTTAGACATCGATAAGATGGATTCAGCAGTGCAGGCCTCCCTGTCCCTCCCAGCCACACCCGTAGGGAAGACCATCGAACATCCTTTCATTGCTCCGAAAG caTTGACCAATGGCTATGGAAACTCCTCCCTCACACCGTCTGCACGGATCTCAGCCCTTAACATCGTTAGTGACCTTCTGCGGAAAGTCGGG gctcTGGAGTCTAAACTAGCTGCCTGTAGGAACTTTGCCAAGGATCAGGCAGCAAGGAAAAATTACACAGGAAATGGAAACCTCAGCAACAGCAGTGCAACAAAGTTCTCTCATTCACTGCACACTACGTATTTTGATAAGAC GACTATGAATGGGCTGGATCCCAGCACCCTGACCACCATGGCTTCCCCACGTGCCGTGTCCCCTCCCGGCATGCTCCCTCTCAGCGTATGA